A DNA window from Helianthus annuus cultivar XRQ/B chromosome 15, HanXRQr2.0-SUNRISE, whole genome shotgun sequence contains the following coding sequences:
- the LOC110914738 gene encoding membrane protein PM19L, translated as MANGQMRSAVSLLLVLNFCMYAILLGIGGWAMNRAIDHGFIIGPGFNKPTHFSPIQFPMGNEATGFFVTFTLIAGVVGIASLLAGLDHYRSWDATSRPAAVSSALIAWALTVLAMGFAWKEIELEGRNVRLRTMEAFTIILSATQLVYVAALYG; from the exons atggcTAACGGGCAAATGAGATCCGCGGTGTCACTACTTTTGGTTTTGAATTTTTGCATGTATGCAATTCTTTTAGGCATCGGTGGTTGGGCGATGAACCGAGCCATCGACCATGGTTTCATCATTG GTCCAGGATTTAATAAGCCGACTCATTTTTCGCCAATTCAATTCCCAATGGGAAATGAAGCGACCGGATTCTTTGTAACTTTCACTTTGATCGCGGGTGTTGTTGGTATTGCATCGCTTTTAGCTGGACTTGACCATTATCGTTCTTGGGATGCAACTAGCAGGCCTGCAGCAGTATCTTCTGCCCTAATTGCATGGGCCCTTACTGTTCTTGCCATGGG GTTTGCATGGAAAGAAATTGAACTCGAGGGAAGAAATGTTCGTTTG AGAACTATGGAGGCTTTTACGATCATCCTTTCAGCAACTCAACTCGTATATGTAGCCGCCCTTTATGGGTGA
- the LOC110910443 gene encoding uncharacterized protein LOC110910443: MPSGAKKRKAAKKKKSSTTNPQSHQGENDSGELSSPTSQYPSVEVKKKEDNSSENKSNNNIKIEEGSKSKSSHVSSSSSSASSDDESRVVEKNVVVVESVPPVESVPEKISPVVDPVKPVDTLLEEVSQVFDDIQNQKKKDLVVEERPVVVEEQSVVISEDAMKDDLPTSSVVAEPVLKENEVENLIPLDEKASSVSKETEVNGADRANETDTTGHSNRQTPAASAAVAVQRTTTWKSCCGIFELFSGSER, from the exons ATGCCATCAGGTGCTAAGAAGCGAAAAGCCGCTAAAAAGAAGAAATCTTCCACAACTAACCCTCAATCCCATCAAG GAGAGAATGATAGCGGGGAGCTTAGTTCTCCAACGTCACAGTATCCATCAGTAGAGGtgaagaagaaagaagataaTTCATCTGAGaacaaatctaacaataatatcAAGATCGAAGAAGGGTCAAAATCAAAGAGTTCTCATGTCAGTAGCTCGAGTTCTAGCGCTAGTTCAGACGACGAGTCTCGTGTGGTTGAGAAGAACGTAGTGGTTGTTGAATCGGTTCCGCCTGTTGAATCTGTACCTGAAAAGATTTCTCCAGTTGTTGATCCGGTTAAGCCTGTGGATACATTGTTAGAAGAAGTATCGCAAGTGTTTGACGACATACAGAACCAGAAGAAAAAAGATTTGGTTGTGGAGGAAAGACCGGTAGTTGTTGAAGAACAGTCGGTGGTTATTAGTGAAGATGCTATGAAGGATGATTTACCAACTTCTAGTGTAGTTGCTGAACCCGTTTTGAAAGAAAACGAGGTGGAAAATTTGATTCCATTGGATGAAAAGGCTTCTTCGGTATCAAAGGAAACGGAAGTTAATGGTGCAGATCGTGCAAATGAAACTGATACGACTGGACATTCTAATAGACAG ACCCCAGCAGCTTCAGCTGCAGTAGCAGTGCAAAGGACGACCACCTGGAAGAGTTGCTGTGGAATATTCGAGTTGTTTTCAGGGTCCGAGAGGTGA